In Stenotrophomonas sp. 610A2, one DNA window encodes the following:
- the murJ gene encoding murein biosynthesis integral membrane protein MurJ, which produces MSGRLLKSTAVFSSMTFLSRISGLVRDQVYAHVFGASAAMDAFVVAFRIPNFMRRLSAEGSFSMAFVPVLAEYKAKGDHAAVKALVDRVTGVLTASLLVMTAAAILLAPWLMRVFAPGFAPGSEQAELATLMLQITFPYALFISLASLVGGVLNSYQKFAVPALSPILLNISMIAAALCLVPHMKAWGYEPVLALAWGVFVAGILQLAFQLPSLAKLGLLPRPRFDLAHAGVRKIMTLMVPTLFGSSVAQVNLLFNTLAASMLMGGSVTWLYYSDRLLEFPLGMFGVAIGTVILPHLSSRHASSDPEGYSKGLDWGFRLCLLIGVPACIGLVLCAQPLLATLFQYGRFSEQDMRMSSLSLMAQSLAVPAFLLVKVLAPAFYSRQDTRTPVKAAVASILINIICTVLLFVAMFSFSPMGQAALVAADGQWLEALKKVEGAHALLALAIAIAGWANALQLWWYLRRARVYQLQPGWGRFLLQLTVASVLMLAAVVALRLFWSDWTAWAWWERGWRLAVLVGTGGAVYAAGLLLMGYRPRELRGQ; this is translated from the coding sequence ATGAGCGGTCGTTTGCTCAAATCCACTGCTGTATTCAGTTCCATGACGTTCCTGTCACGTATCAGCGGACTTGTCCGCGACCAAGTTTACGCGCATGTGTTCGGTGCCAGCGCCGCCATGGACGCCTTTGTCGTCGCGTTCAGGATTCCCAACTTCATGCGCCGCCTTTCCGCCGAGGGTTCATTCTCGATGGCGTTCGTGCCGGTACTGGCCGAATACAAGGCAAAAGGCGACCACGCTGCCGTGAAGGCGCTGGTGGACAGGGTGACAGGCGTGTTGACGGCCTCCCTGCTGGTGATGACAGCCGCGGCCATCCTGCTGGCACCCTGGCTGATGCGGGTGTTCGCGCCGGGTTTTGCGCCTGGCAGCGAGCAGGCCGAGCTGGCCACCTTGATGCTGCAGATCACCTTTCCCTACGCCCTGTTCATCTCGCTGGCGTCGCTGGTGGGTGGTGTGCTCAACAGCTATCAGAAGTTCGCCGTACCCGCGCTTTCACCGATCCTGCTCAATATTTCCATGATTGCCGCGGCGCTCTGTCTTGTGCCGCATATGAAAGCCTGGGGTTATGAGCCGGTGCTGGCGCTGGCCTGGGGCGTATTCGTGGCGGGCATCCTGCAGCTCGCCTTCCAGTTGCCGTCGTTGGCGAAGCTGGGGCTGTTGCCAAGGCCTCGGTTCGATCTGGCCCATGCCGGCGTGCGCAAGATCATGACGCTGATGGTGCCGACCCTGTTCGGCTCGTCGGTTGCGCAGGTGAACCTGCTGTTCAATACGTTGGCGGCCTCGATGCTGATGGGTGGCAGCGTGACCTGGCTGTACTACAGCGACCGCTTGCTGGAGTTCCCGCTGGGCATGTTCGGGGTGGCCATCGGCACCGTGATCTTGCCGCATCTGTCCAGCCGCCACGCCAGTTCGGATCCGGAAGGCTATTCCAAGGGGCTGGATTGGGGCTTCCGGCTATGCCTGCTGATTGGTGTGCCGGCCTGCATCGGGCTGGTGCTGTGCGCGCAGCCGCTGCTGGCAACCCTGTTCCAGTACGGTCGCTTCTCCGAGCAGGACATGCGCATGAGCAGTCTCAGCCTGATGGCGCAGTCGCTGGCCGTGCCGGCCTTCCTGCTGGTCAAAGTGTTGGCGCCGGCCTTCTACTCGCGCCAGGACACGCGCACGCCGGTAAAGGCGGCGGTGGCATCCATCTTGATCAACATCATCTGCACGGTGCTGCTGTTCGTCGCCATGTTCTCCTTCAGCCCGATGGGTCAGGCCGCACTGGTCGCGGCCGACGGGCAGTGGCTGGAGGCACTCAAGAAGGTGGAAGGGGCGCATGCCCTGCTTGCCCTGGCCATTGCGATCGCCGGTTGGGCCAATGCCCTGCAGTTGTGGTGGTATCTGCGCAGGGCGCGGGTATACCAGCTCCAGCCCGGTTGGGGGCGGTTCCTGCTGCAATTGACCGTGGCCAGCGTGCTGATGCTGGCTGCCGTGGTGGCGCTGCGCCTGTTCTGGTCGGATTGGACGGCCTGGGCGTGGTGGGAACGCGGTTGGCGTCTGGCGGTGCTGGTCGGCACCGGCGGCGCGGTCTATGCCGCCGGCCTGCTGCTGATGGGCTACCGGCCGCGCGAGCTGCGTGGCCAGTAA
- a CDS encoding carboxymuconolactone decarboxylase family protein, with protein sequence MSRINLQTQTAPAASQPLLAQIHQAFGATPNMFKAVSNSPAALQSMWGAFGALGKGSLGSKLGEQLAVAIANRNSCEYCLAAHTVLGQKAGATAAEMASAQAGQSEDARTAAALRFALKVVEQRAQLDDADVAELRSVGFGDEQIVEILAHVALNLFTNYINVALDVPVDFPKVALK encoded by the coding sequence ATGTCACGCATCAATCTGCAGACCCAGACCGCCCCCGCCGCCAGCCAGCCGCTGCTGGCACAGATCCACCAGGCCTTCGGCGCGACGCCGAACATGTTCAAGGCAGTGTCCAATTCCCCGGCTGCATTGCAGAGCATGTGGGGTGCATTCGGTGCCTTGGGCAAGGGAAGCCTTGGCAGCAAGCTTGGCGAGCAGCTCGCTGTTGCCATCGCCAACCGCAACAGCTGCGAATACTGCCTGGCCGCGCACACCGTGCTGGGGCAGAAGGCGGGTGCTACCGCCGCTGAAATGGCATCGGCACAGGCGGGGCAGTCGGAGGACGCGCGTACCGCTGCGGCACTGCGCTTCGCGCTGAAAGTAGTGGAACAGCGTGCGCAGCTGGATGACGCCGATGTGGCCGAGCTGCGCAGCGTTGGCTTCGGTGACGAGCAGATCGTCGAGATTCTCGCGCATGTGGCGTTGAACCTGTTCACCAACTACATCAACGTGGCGCTGGATGTGCCGGTGGATTTTCCGAAGGTTGCGTTGAAATAA
- the rpmA gene encoding 50S ribosomal protein L27, whose product MAHKKGVGSSRNGRDSNPKYLGVKIFGGQAIEAGNIIVRQRGTQFHPGAGVGLGRDHTLFALVDGKVEFAVKGAKKRRTVSVVTEA is encoded by the coding sequence ATGGCACATAAAAAGGGCGTAGGTTCCTCGCGCAACGGTCGCGATTCCAACCCGAAATACCTCGGCGTCAAGATCTTCGGTGGCCAGGCCATCGAAGCCGGCAACATCATCGTGCGTCAGCGCGGCACCCAGTTCCACCCGGGTGCAGGCGTCGGCCTGGGTCGTGACCACACGCTGTTCGCGCTGGTCGATGGCAAGGTTGAGTTCGCGGTGAAGGGTGCCAAGAAGCGCCGTACCGTCAGCGTCGTCACGGAAGCCTGA
- a CDS encoding copper chaperone PCu(A)C, producing MITKPFVCVLLALCAFEAAAAAPACVSVEQGWVRLTPAAMRMAAGFARIRNGCASEVVVVGAGSKAFGDVSLHETTVTQGVSRMREIDRLPIAAGASVELRPGGLHLMLMQPEVPLTEGAQLPLRLSLEDGTKVDGMLQVRREPPAR from the coding sequence ATGATAACCAAACCATTCGTGTGCGTACTGTTGGCCTTGTGTGCTTTCGAGGCCGCAGCTGCAGCACCGGCCTGCGTGAGCGTGGAGCAGGGCTGGGTGCGGTTGACCCCAGCGGCGATGCGAATGGCGGCGGGCTTTGCGCGCATCCGCAACGGCTGCGCCAGCGAGGTGGTTGTCGTCGGTGCGGGCAGCAAGGCCTTTGGCGATGTGTCGCTGCATGAAACCACGGTCACGCAAGGCGTCAGCCGGATGCGCGAGATCGATCGCTTGCCGATTGCCGCGGGTGCATCGGTCGAGCTGAGGCCCGGCGGTCTGCACTTGATGTTGATGCAACCGGAAGTGCCGCTGACGGAAGGCGCGCAGCTGCCGTTGCGGCTGAGCCTGGAAGATGGAACCAAGGTGGACGGCATGCTGCAGGTACGACGCGAGCCGCCCGCGCGCTGA
- the uvrA gene encoding excinuclease ABC subunit UvrA, with protein sequence MAMDFIRIRGARTHNLKNIDLDLPRDKLIVITGLSGSGKSSLAFDTIYAEGQRRYVESLSAYARQFLSVMEKPDLDHIEGLSPAISIEQKSTSHNPRSTVGTITEIYDYLRLLYARVGSPRCPDHGYPLEAQTVSQMVDQVLALDPEQRYMLLAPVIRERKGEHAQVFDQLRAQGFVRVRVDGELYEIDEVPALTLRQKHTIEAVIDRFRPREDIKQRLAESFETALKLGDGMATVMALDAADSTPQLFSSKYSCPVCDYALPELEPRLFSFNSPVGACPGCDGLGVAEFFDPNRVVVHPELSLAAGAVRGWDRRNAYYFQLIASLAKHYKFDVDASWQSLPDNVKQAVLYGSGEEQITFTYFTEAGGRNQRKHRFEGIIPNLERRYRETESPAVREELAKYISSRPCPECKGARLNKAARNVFVADRPLPEIAVLPIDEAKRFFSELSLPGWRGEIATKIVKEIGERLGFLVDVGLDYLTLERKADTLSGGEAQRIRLASQIGAGLVGVMYVLDEPSIGLHQRDNERLLGTLTRLRDLGNTVIVVEHDEDAIRLADYVVDIGPGAGVHGGEIVGQGQLQDLLDAPRSLTGQYLSGKRQIEIPARRHKANPKMTLRLRGASGNNLKNVDLDIPSGLLTCVTGVSGSGKSTLINDTLFSLAANEINGSSHPIAAYKSVEGLDLFDKVVDIDQSPIGRTPRSNPATYTGLFTPLRELYAQVPEARARGYSPGRFSFNVRGGRCEACQGDGLIKVEMHFLPDVYVPCDVCHGKRYNRETLEILYKGFNINDVLEMTVEDALRLFEPVPSIARKLETLMDVGLSYIKLGQSATTLSGGEAQRVKLSKELSRRDTGRTLYILDEPTTGLHFHDIEALLGVLHKLRDEGNTVVVIEHNLDVIKTADWIVDLGPEGGHRGGTVLVTGTPEDVAAHPDSYTGQFLAKMLPSTSARPEQPAAVANKPDARPPRKEKPAKKTATKKAAAPAKKKAAK encoded by the coding sequence ATGGCGATGGATTTCATCCGCATCCGCGGTGCGCGGACGCACAACCTCAAGAACATCGACCTCGACCTGCCCCGCGACAAACTGATCGTGATCACCGGCCTGTCCGGCTCGGGCAAGTCCTCGCTGGCGTTCGACACCATCTACGCCGAAGGCCAGCGCCGCTACGTCGAGTCGCTGTCGGCGTATGCGCGGCAGTTCCTGAGCGTGATGGAAAAGCCCGACCTGGATCACATCGAAGGCCTGTCGCCGGCGATCTCCATCGAGCAGAAGTCGACCTCGCACAACCCGCGCTCCACCGTCGGCACCATCACCGAGATCTACGACTACCTGCGCCTGCTGTACGCCCGCGTCGGCAGCCCGCGCTGCCCGGACCACGGCTACCCGCTGGAAGCCCAGACCGTGAGCCAGATGGTCGATCAGGTGCTGGCACTGGATCCGGAACAGCGCTACATGCTGCTGGCACCGGTCATCCGCGAGCGCAAGGGCGAACACGCGCAGGTCTTCGACCAGCTGCGTGCGCAGGGCTTCGTGCGTGTGCGCGTCGATGGCGAGCTCTACGAGATCGACGAAGTGCCGGCACTGACCCTGCGCCAGAAGCACACCATCGAAGCAGTGATCGACCGCTTCCGTCCGCGCGAAGACATCAAGCAGCGCCTTGCCGAAAGCTTCGAAACCGCGCTGAAGCTTGGCGACGGCATGGCCACGGTGATGGCGCTGGATGCCGCCGACAGCACGCCGCAGCTGTTCTCCTCAAAGTACAGCTGCCCGGTCTGCGATTACGCGCTGCCGGAGCTGGAGCCGCGCCTGTTCTCGTTCAATTCGCCGGTCGGCGCCTGCCCGGGCTGCGATGGCCTTGGCGTGGCCGAATTCTTCGATCCGAACCGCGTCGTCGTGCACCCGGAGCTGTCGCTGGCCGCTGGCGCGGTGCGTGGCTGGGACCGACGCAACGCTTATTACTTCCAGCTGATCGCCTCGCTGGCCAAGCACTACAAGTTCGACGTCGATGCCAGCTGGCAGTCGCTGCCGGACAACGTGAAGCAGGCTGTGCTGTACGGCAGCGGCGAAGAGCAGATCACCTTCACCTATTTCACCGAAGCCGGCGGCCGCAACCAGCGCAAGCATCGCTTCGAAGGCATCATCCCCAACCTTGAGCGCCGTTACCGCGAGACCGAATCGCCGGCGGTGCGCGAGGAACTGGCCAAGTACATCAGCTCGCGGCCGTGCCCAGAGTGCAAGGGCGCGCGCTTGAACAAGGCGGCGCGCAATGTGTTTGTCGCTGATCGTCCGCTGCCGGAAATCGCGGTGCTGCCGATCGACGAAGCCAAGCGCTTCTTCAGCGAACTGAGCCTGCCCGGCTGGCGTGGCGAGATCGCCACCAAGATCGTCAAGGAGATCGGCGAGCGACTCGGCTTCCTGGTCGACGTCGGCTTGGATTACCTCACCCTGGAGCGCAAGGCCGACACCTTGTCCGGCGGTGAGGCGCAGCGTATCCGCCTGGCTTCGCAGATCGGTGCCGGCCTGGTCGGCGTGATGTACGTGCTCGACGAGCCGTCCATCGGCCTGCACCAGCGCGACAACGAGCGCCTGCTCGGCACCCTCACCCGCCTGCGTGATCTGGGCAACACGGTGATCGTGGTCGAGCACGACGAAGACGCGATCCGCCTTGCCGATTACGTAGTCGATATCGGCCCCGGCGCTGGCGTGCACGGCGGTGAAATCGTCGGCCAGGGCCAGCTGCAGGACCTGCTGGATGCGCCGCGCTCGCTGACTGGCCAGTACCTGTCCGGCAAACGCCAGATCGAGATCCCGGCGCGCCGCCACAAGGCCAATCCGAAGATGACGCTGCGCTTGCGCGGTGCCAGCGGCAACAACCTGAAGAACGTGGACCTGGACATTCCGTCCGGCCTGTTGACCTGCGTGACCGGTGTATCCGGCTCGGGCAAGTCGACGCTGATCAACGACACCTTGTTCTCGTTGGCGGCAAACGAGATCAACGGTTCCTCGCATCCGATTGCCGCATACAAGAGCGTCGAAGGCCTGGACCTGTTCGACAAGGTCGTCGACATCGACCAGTCACCGATTGGCCGCACCCCGCGCTCCAACCCGGCGACCTATACCGGCCTGTTCACACCGCTGCGCGAGCTGTACGCGCAGGTGCCGGAAGCGCGTGCGCGTGGTTATTCACCCGGCCGCTTCAGCTTCAACGTGCGTGGCGGCCGCTGCGAAGCCTGCCAGGGCGATGGCCTGATCAAGGTGGAAATGCACTTCCTGCCGGACGTGTATGTCCCTTGCGATGTCTGCCACGGCAAGCGCTACAACCGCGAGACGCTGGAGATCCTCTACAAGGGTTTCAACATCAACGACGTGCTGGAAATGACCGTCGAAGATGCACTGCGCCTGTTCGAGCCGGTGCCGTCGATCGCGCGCAAGCTGGAAACGCTGATGGACGTGGGTTTGAGCTATATCAAGCTCGGCCAGAGCGCGACCACGCTGTCCGGTGGTGAAGCACAACGCGTGAAGCTGTCCAAGGAACTGTCGCGCCGCGATACCGGCCGCACCCTGTACATCCTCGACGAGCCGACCACCGGCCTGCACTTCCACGACATCGAGGCCCTGCTCGGCGTGCTGCACAAGTTGCGCGACGAAGGAAACACGGTGGTGGTGATCGAGCACAACCTGGACGTGATCAAGACTGCCGACTGGATCGTCGATCTCGGCCCGGAGGGTGGCCATCGCGGTGGCACGGTGCTGGTCACCGGCACGCCGGAAGACGTGGCGGCACATCCGGATTCCTACACCGGTCAGTTCCTGGCCAAGATGCTGCCCTCGACCAGCGCGCGCCCGGAGCAACCGGCGGCCGTGGCCAACAAGCCTGATGCGCGCCCGCCGCGCAAGGAAAAGCCGGCCAAGAAAACGGCGACCAAAAAGGCTGCCGCCCCCGCAAAGAAGAAGGCTGCAAAATGA
- the tesB gene encoding acyl-CoA thioesterase II — MSNTPEPVVSELIDLLSLERLEDNLFRGQSRDIGTKYVFGGQVLGQALAAAQATVENGRHVHSLHAYFLRAGNIDHPIVYDVDRTRDGGSFSVRRVTAIQHGKVIFFCAASFQQAERGAEHQHKMPDVPQPEDIEPSRPLPADVLERLPVKVQRWLSRGGPFEFRHVYPRDELNPPKRPPYHQVWLRLNEKIGDAPELHQALLAYASDFHLLGTATFPHGISYYQPHVQMASLDHAIWFHRPFRVDDWLLYSLDSPSAQDSRGLARGQFYTRDGVLVASTAQEGLIRVTPDDNEASKG, encoded by the coding sequence TTGTCCAACACGCCCGAACCCGTGGTATCCGAGCTGATTGACCTGCTGTCGCTGGAGCGGCTGGAGGACAACCTGTTCCGTGGCCAGAGCCGCGACATCGGCACCAAGTACGTGTTCGGCGGGCAGGTGCTGGGGCAGGCGCTGGCCGCCGCCCAGGCCACGGTCGAGAACGGCCGCCATGTGCATTCGCTGCACGCTTATTTCCTGCGTGCCGGCAACATCGACCACCCCATCGTCTATGACGTGGACCGTACCCGTGATGGCGGCAGTTTCTCGGTGCGCCGGGTCACCGCCATCCAGCACGGCAAGGTGATTTTCTTCTGCGCGGCCTCGTTCCAGCAGGCCGAGCGCGGTGCCGAGCACCAGCACAAGATGCCGGACGTGCCGCAGCCCGAGGACATCGAGCCGAGCCGCCCGCTGCCGGCCGATGTGCTGGAACGCTTGCCGGTGAAGGTGCAGCGCTGGCTTTCGCGCGGCGGTCCGTTCGAATTCCGCCATGTCTATCCACGTGACGAGCTGAACCCGCCCAAGCGCCCGCCCTATCACCAGGTGTGGCTGCGCTTGAACGAGAAGATCGGTGATGCACCGGAGCTGCACCAGGCGTTGCTGGCCTATGCCTCCGACTTCCACCTGCTCGGCACGGCGACCTTCCCGCACGGCATCAGCTATTACCAGCCGCATGTGCAGATGGCTTCGTTGGACCATGCGATCTGGTTCCATCGTCCTTTCCGCGTCGACGATTGGCTGCTGTACTCGCTGGACAGCCCCAGCGCGCAGGATTCGCGCGGCCTGGCGCGTGGCCAGTTCTATACCCGCGACGGCGTGCTGGTCGCCAGCACCGCACAGGAAGGCCTGATCCGCGTAACCCCCGACGACAACGAAGCGAGCAAGGGCTGA
- a CDS encoding acyl-CoA thioesterase, producing the protein MSNEHKQLARVPISVRWRDMDSMGHVNNAKYVSYLEEARVRWMLGVEGVSMTDRIAPVVANTNINYRLPIVWPNDIVVELFVERLGNSSVTIGHRIVDQNDDSKLYSDGNVVVVWMDTQTGKSAPLPEAVRGASS; encoded by the coding sequence ATGAGCAACGAACACAAGCAACTGGCCCGCGTACCGATCAGCGTGCGCTGGCGCGACATGGACTCGATGGGCCACGTCAACAACGCCAAGTACGTTTCGTATCTGGAAGAGGCGCGCGTGCGCTGGATGCTGGGCGTGGAAGGCGTGTCGATGACCGACCGCATCGCGCCGGTGGTGGCCAACACCAACATCAACTACCGCCTGCCGATCGTGTGGCCGAACGATATCGTGGTCGAGCTGTTTGTTGAGCGTCTGGGTAATAGCAGCGTGACCATTGGTCACCGCATCGTTGACCAGAACGACGACAGCAAGCTGTATTCGGACGGCAATGTGGTGGTGGTCTGGATGGATACGCAGACCGGCAAGAGTGCACCGTTGCCGGAGGCTGTTCGGGGTGCTTCGAGCTAA
- the rplU gene encoding 50S ribosomal protein L21 codes for MYAVLVTGGKQYRVVQGETLRVEKLEVEAGNEIKFDNILMLGDADGIKLGDALKGASVTAKVVAHGRADKVRIIKFRRRKHHMKRQGHRQYYTEIEITGIAG; via the coding sequence ATGTATGCAGTTCTGGTAACTGGCGGTAAGCAGTACCGCGTCGTTCAGGGTGAAACCCTGCGCGTGGAAAAACTCGAAGTCGAAGCTGGCAACGAGATCAAGTTCGACAACATCCTGATGCTCGGCGATGCCGATGGCATCAAGCTGGGTGACGCGCTGAAGGGCGCTTCGGTGACCGCCAAGGTTGTGGCCCATGGCCGCGCCGACAAGGTCCGGATCATCAAGTTCCGTCGCCGCAAGCACCACATGAAGCGTCAGGGTCACCGTCAGTACTACACCGAAATCGAAATCACCGGCATCGCCGGCTAA
- a CDS encoding enoyl-CoA hydratase/isomerase family protein, with protein sequence MTTLIEVINHGPIRELRLARPPVNALDTELCRALIAAVTLAMTDDVHGIVLSGSERIFTGGMDVPHLLSHGDDKRKLMDSWQAFFGAARVLAESRVPVVAALTGHSPAGGCVLALCCDYRVMARSADPAKPYVIGLNEVQVGLVAPEGIQRLMRRVVGHHRAGVLLTGGQLVSAERALEIGLVDELADGAPQVVERAIGWLQAQLKLPAQPMLQTRAIARADLHEAMQAEHIQLERFVEAWFSPDAQGALQALAARLGKN encoded by the coding sequence ATGACCACGCTCATCGAAGTGATCAACCATGGCCCCATCCGTGAACTGCGCCTGGCACGGCCACCGGTCAACGCGCTGGATACCGAACTGTGCCGTGCGCTGATTGCCGCCGTCACCCTGGCCATGACCGACGACGTGCATGGCATCGTGCTGTCCGGCAGCGAGCGCATCTTTACCGGCGGCATGGACGTGCCGCACCTGCTCTCGCATGGCGATGACAAGCGCAAGCTGATGGACAGCTGGCAAGCCTTCTTCGGCGCTGCACGGGTATTGGCCGAAAGCCGGGTTCCGGTAGTAGCCGCGCTGACCGGGCATTCACCGGCTGGCGGCTGCGTGCTGGCGCTGTGCTGCGATTACCGGGTGATGGCACGCAGCGCCGACCCGGCAAAACCCTATGTGATCGGCCTGAACGAAGTACAGGTAGGCCTGGTCGCGCCGGAAGGCATCCAGCGGCTGATGCGCCGCGTGGTTGGCCACCATCGCGCCGGCGTGTTGTTGACCGGCGGCCAACTGGTCAGCGCCGAACGCGCCCTGGAAATCGGCCTGGTCGATGAACTGGCTGACGGTGCGCCGCAGGTGGTCGAACGCGCCATTGGCTGGCTGCAGGCCCAGCTCAAGCTGCCGGCGCAGCCGATGCTGCAGACCCGCGCCATCGCCCGTGCCGACCTGCATGAGGCCATGCAGGCCGAGCACATCCAGCTGGAGCGCTTCGTCGAGGCCTGGTTCTCGCCGGATGCGCAGGGCGCTTTGCAGGCCTTGGCTGCTCGCCTGGGCAAGAACTGA
- a CDS encoding AraC family transcriptional regulator has translation MNALPPVDRLAGVLENFRFQAQLFHSGPLCGLTSFDAGEGHAYLHVLRRGQLEVSHPGSRDIPASMHFEEPTLLFYPRPFNHRFHNPPREGADFTCARLDFDGGIAHPLVRGLPSLIAMPLARIPGLAMTLELLFNETDNVRCGQRLLTDRLFEVVVIQLLRWLLDHPQEAGIPAGFITGLSDQRLSRALAAMHDRPGESWTLNSLAEQAGMSRTAFANSFRDIVGQTPLDYLTDWRIALAQRRLRQGRPIKTLADELGYANASALSRVFAAKIGMSPRDWLKQADA, from the coding sequence ATGAACGCCCTTCCCCCGGTAGATCGACTGGCAGGCGTCCTGGAGAACTTCCGCTTCCAGGCGCAGCTGTTCCACTCCGGCCCGCTGTGCGGGCTGACCAGCTTTGATGCGGGCGAAGGCCATGCCTATCTGCACGTACTGCGACGCGGCCAACTCGAGGTCAGCCATCCCGGCAGCCGCGATATCCCCGCCTCGATGCACTTCGAGGAGCCGACGCTGCTGTTCTATCCGCGCCCGTTCAATCACCGCTTCCACAACCCACCACGCGAGGGCGCTGACTTCACCTGCGCGCGGCTTGATTTCGATGGCGGCATCGCCCATCCGCTGGTACGTGGCCTGCCGTCGCTGATCGCAATGCCATTGGCACGCATCCCCGGCCTGGCGATGACACTCGAACTGCTGTTCAACGAAACCGACAACGTTCGCTGCGGTCAGCGCCTGCTGACCGATCGGCTGTTCGAAGTCGTGGTCATCCAGTTGCTGCGCTGGCTGCTGGATCATCCGCAGGAAGCCGGGATACCCGCCGGTTTCATCACCGGCCTGTCGGATCAGCGCTTGTCGCGTGCCTTGGCCGCCATGCATGATCGCCCCGGCGAAAGCTGGACACTCAACAGCCTCGCCGAACAGGCAGGCATGTCGCGCACCGCGTTTGCCAACAGCTTTCGCGACATCGTTGGACAGACGCCGCTGGACTACCTCACCGATTGGCGCATCGCCCTGGCCCAACGCCGGCTGCGGCAAGGCCGGCCGATCAAGACGCTGGCCGACGAGCTGGGCTATGCCAACGCCTCGGCGCTGTCGCGGGTATTCGCCGCCAAAATCGGGATGTCGCCGCGCGACTGGCTGAAGCAGGCCGATGCCTGA
- the obgE gene encoding GTPase ObgE has protein sequence MKLVDEAEIEVIAGKGGNGCIGFRREKFIPLGGPDGGDGGNGGSVWIRADENLNTLVDFRHDRIFKAQRGENGMGRQAYGKGGEDLVITVPVGTVVMNVDTDEVIGDMTTHGDRLLVAKGGKGGLGNMHFKSSTNRAPRQALPGEEGEERLLKLELKLLADVGLLGFPNAGKSTLIRAVSAATPKVADYPFTTLYPNLGVVKVENYRSFVIADIPGLIEGAADGAGLGAQFLRHLQRTRLLLHLVDISPMEGGVEGISPVEQVRAIERELGKHDPELLEKPRWLVLNKADLMFEDEAKAAAEQIIKELGWTGPWYLVSALGREGTWPIMKDIMAFFDRQKILEAEERHAAGE, from the coding sequence ATGAAACTTGTAGACGAAGCGGAGATCGAAGTCATCGCTGGCAAAGGCGGCAATGGCTGTATCGGCTTTCGCCGTGAAAAGTTCATTCCGCTCGGTGGTCCGGATGGTGGCGATGGCGGCAATGGTGGCAGCGTCTGGATCCGCGCCGACGAAAACCTGAACACCCTGGTCGACTTCCGCCATGACCGCATCTTCAAGGCGCAGCGTGGTGAGAACGGCATGGGCCGGCAGGCCTATGGCAAGGGCGGCGAAGACCTGGTCATCACCGTGCCGGTCGGCACCGTGGTGATGAACGTCGACACCGACGAAGTCATCGGCGACATGACCACCCATGGCGATCGCCTGCTGGTGGCCAAGGGCGGCAAGGGCGGCCTCGGCAATATGCACTTCAAGAGCTCCACCAACCGCGCGCCGCGTCAGGCGCTGCCGGGTGAAGAGGGCGAAGAGCGCCTGCTCAAGCTGGAGCTGAAGCTGTTGGCCGACGTTGGCCTGCTGGGCTTCCCCAATGCGGGCAAGAGCACCTTGATTCGTGCGGTTTCGGCGGCAACGCCGAAGGTCGCTGATTACCCGTTCACCACCTTGTACCCGAACCTGGGTGTGGTGAAGGTCGAGAATTACCGCAGCTTCGTGATCGCTGATATTCCGGGCCTGATCGAAGGTGCGGCCGACGGTGCCGGCCTGGGTGCGCAGTTCCTGCGCCATCTGCAGCGCACTCGCCTGTTGTTGCACCTCGTCGACATCTCGCCGATGGAAGGTGGTGTTGAGGGTATTTCGCCGGTCGAGCAGGTGCGTGCGATCGAGCGCGAGCTCGGCAAGCATGATCCGGAGCTGCTGGAGAAGCCGCGTTGGCTGGTGCTGAACAAGGCCGACCTGATGTTCGAGGACGAGGCCAAGGCGGCGGCTGAGCAGATCATCAAGGAGCTGGGTTGGACCGGCCCGTGGTACCTGGTATCGGCGCTGGGTCGCGAAGGCACCTGGCCGATCATGAAGGACATCATGGCCTTCTTTGATCGGCAGAAAATTCTGGAAGCTGAAGAGCGTCACGCGGCGGGCGAGTAA
- the rpsT gene encoding 30S ribosomal protein S20, with protein sequence MANIKSAKKRAKQTVVRNARNTAQRSMLRTAVKKVIKALDANDAAGAEAAFAVAQPILDRFSARGLIHKNKAARHKSRLTARIKAIKAA encoded by the coding sequence GTGGCCAATATCAAGTCCGCCAAGAAGCGCGCCAAGCAGACCGTTGTGCGCAACGCGCGCAACACGGCTCAGCGTTCGATGCTGCGCACCGCCGTCAAGAAGGTGATCAAGGCTCTGGATGCCAACGACGCCGCTGGCGCCGAGGCAGCCTTTGCCGTCGCCCAGCCGATCCTCGACCGTTTCAGCGCCCGTGGCCTGATTCACAAGAACAAGGCTGCGCGTCATAAGAGCCGTCTGACCGCCCGCATCAAGGCCATCAAGGCTGCCTGA